One Nitrospirota bacterium genomic region harbors:
- a CDS encoding AAA family ATPase, translating to MSKTEASLVADEVSIQPKQADEILPVRTHAQGGLDESIHKGVFSPVDIGVLYEEVEEDVPWVLEGYLAEGVWTLLAGPPKLGKTTFAYDAIVAVATGKSFLGREVAQKKVLLLGLEEHRRDIVARLRRSGGDEILGLVKVIFAPLPYDPAVFHDMHSYIMQENIGLVVVDTLHAWWRLPDENDAGQVNKYGHPLLQLIRSTKAAWLVLAHTRKQGGEHGQEIRGSSALAGLLDIAISMKRTGGVNQQRSLEAISRYADSPIKLIVQKGEDGYEVLGTPDEVSTKAKAEKFGAALTENDQSTEELIKATGLSKQDIARASATLKDGVLRTGKGCKGSPYCYRRNSIHPTSEPNPEPLDKSKEQLEPVAG from the coding sequence ATGTCTAAAACAGAAGCATCGTTAGTTGCAGATGAGGTTTCCATCCAGCCTAAGCAGGCTGATGAGATTCTTCCAGTGCGCACCCATGCACAGGGGGGCTTGGACGAATCAATTCATAAAGGCGTTTTTTCTCCGGTGGACATTGGAGTGCTCTACGAAGAGGTGGAAGAGGATGTCCCATGGGTACTCGAAGGATATCTAGCGGAAGGTGTATGGACTCTTCTGGCTGGTCCGCCAAAGCTGGGGAAGACTACTTTTGCCTATGATGCCATCGTAGCAGTTGCTACAGGAAAATCATTCCTGGGGAGAGAGGTGGCCCAAAAGAAGGTGTTGCTCCTGGGCCTTGAAGAGCATAGGCGGGATATTGTCGCTCGGCTAAGACGAAGCGGCGGAGATGAGATATTAGGGCTGGTGAAGGTGATATTTGCTCCATTGCCCTATGACCCAGCAGTGTTCCACGATATGCACTCCTACATCATGCAGGAGAACATCGGTCTAGTTGTCGTGGATACCCTTCATGCTTGGTGGCGTTTGCCGGATGAGAATGACGCTGGACAGGTAAATAAGTATGGACACCCTCTCCTTCAGTTGATTCGTTCAACTAAAGCGGCCTGGTTGGTCCTTGCCCATACGCGGAAGCAAGGTGGGGAGCACGGACAAGAAATTCGTGGGTCGTCAGCACTCGCTGGTTTGCTTGATATCGCCATCTCTATGAAACGCACAGGGGGAGTCAATCAGCAACGTTCGCTTGAGGCCATTTCTAGGTACGCGGATTCTCCCATAAAACTTATCGTTCAGAAGGGAGAGGACGGCTATGAGGTCCTCGGCACACCTGACGAAGTGTCAACTAAAGCAAAAGCCGAGAAATTTGGGGCAGCTCTTACGGAGAACGATCAGTCCACGGAGGAACTGATAAAGGCAACAGGTCTGTCAAAGCAGGACATAGCAAGAGCTTCTGCAACACTCAAGGATGGAGTTCTTCGTACAGGGAAAGGTTGTAAGGGATCCCCGTACTGCTACCGCCGGAATTCGATTCATCCAACTTCGGAGCCTAACCCTGAGCCCTTGGACAAATCGAAAGAGCAACTCGAACCAGTGGCTGGATAA
- a CDS encoding MerR family transcriptional regulator, translating into MNNHRIHRVAKLTGLSRDVIRVWERRFDLLKPTRGANRYRNYSDEDVALLRYLKEQLDAGGSIGELSKLGREELLSRARASAPQVSFVDNTFSRLLRELLSTLSPFDRVTFEKRLNGAVAVVPFEEALHGILLPLQEQVGELWHGGQLTVAIEHYVTKQIQQKIFTAMNQLPVAEFGAKLVVACPPGEEHDIAALAVAYRCRVRGCRVYYLGANVPVSSLADLCGKVKPDLTILSFPIALSDATATELIQALTHEVGPVSALAVGGHGALTLRNLFEQSHIEVLEDFAELDHRLDRLMRQSLSRGE; encoded by the coding sequence ATGAATAATCATAGAATTCACAGAGTTGCAAAACTTACTGGTTTGTCTAGAGATGTAATTCGTGTGTGGGAGCGTCGATTTGACCTCCTGAAACCCACCAGAGGGGCCAATCGGTATCGCAATTATTCTGATGAGGATGTTGCGCTGCTGAGATACCTCAAAGAACAGCTGGATGCTGGAGGTTCGATAGGGGAGTTGTCGAAATTGGGGCGCGAAGAGTTGTTGAGCCGCGCCAGAGCCAGCGCGCCGCAGGTATCATTCGTCGACAATACCTTCAGCCGACTTCTGCGTGAACTCCTGTCCACACTGAGCCCCTTCGATCGTGTGACTTTTGAAAAGCGTTTGAACGGTGCAGTGGCAGTCGTGCCATTTGAGGAAGCGCTTCACGGAATCCTGCTTCCGCTCCAGGAACAGGTAGGAGAGCTCTGGCACGGTGGACAGCTGACCGTGGCCATCGAACATTACGTCACGAAGCAAATCCAACAAAAGATCTTCACGGCCATGAATCAGCTTCCGGTCGCTGAGTTTGGGGCCAAGCTGGTCGTTGCCTGCCCGCCCGGCGAAGAACATGACATTGCCGCGTTGGCAGTGGCCTATCGATGTCGCGTCCGCGGCTGTCGAGTGTACTATCTGGGAGCCAATGTGCCCGTTTCCTCACTGGCAGACCTCTGTGGGAAAGTGAAGCCCGACCTCACGATCCTGTCATTTCCCATCGCCTTGTCCGATGCCACAGCGACAGAGCTGATCCAGGCCCTTACGCATGAGGTCGGTCCTGTCTCAGCCCTGGCTGTCGGCGGACATGGCGCACTCACGTTACGGAATCTCTTCGAGCAATCTCATATTGAGGTCTTGGAGGACTTCGCCGAGTTGGATCACAGGTTGGATCGATTGATGCGGCAGTCCCTCTCCAGGGGAGAGTAA
- a CDS encoding SUMF1/EgtB/PvdO family nonheme iron enzyme — MRSQTVRQVGLGVVLMAGAISIAAAADMPGSDKDMVLIPKGEFTMGSSHHSDEAKHQVVLDAYLIDKFEASNARYKEFMKASGHPAPAYWDDPRLSKANQPVVGVSWTDASAFCKWDGKRLPTEAEWERAAKGPEGDNHYPWGHMLDPKKANYGQNVGHTTPVDSYPEGVSGYGVYNMAGNVFEWVEDWYDQKYYKDSIALNPKGAEKGYNFANQGPVKVLRGGSWLAPETSLHTSHRFWNQPDNNSYGVGLGFRCAKSAQTVSDEAMQAGHDAFIQALVAMGAEKNADAMASIEKALASEPGNKEYLATRDLIKKSMKKK, encoded by the coding sequence ATGCGGAGTCAAACAGTGCGTCAGGTCGGATTAGGGGTGGTATTGATGGCGGGAGCCATCTCCATCGCGGCAGCAGCGGACATGCCGGGTAGCGACAAGGACATGGTGCTCATCCCGAAGGGGGAGTTCACCATGGGGAGCAGTCACCATTCAGATGAGGCCAAGCACCAGGTCGTACTCGATGCCTATTTGATCGACAAGTTCGAAGCGTCGAACGCCAGGTACAAGGAGTTTATGAAGGCCAGCGGTCACCCGGCTCCGGCCTATTGGGACGATCCGCGGCTCAGCAAAGCCAATCAGCCGGTGGTCGGTGTGAGCTGGACTGACGCCAGCGCCTTCTGCAAGTGGGATGGGAAGCGGCTTCCCACGGAAGCAGAATGGGAGCGTGCGGCGAAAGGTCCGGAAGGCGATAACCATTATCCATGGGGCCACATGCTTGATCCCAAGAAAGCCAACTATGGACAGAATGTCGGCCATACCACGCCGGTGGATTCCTACCCCGAGGGAGTGAGCGGCTACGGGGTCTACAACATGGCGGGGAACGTCTTCGAATGGGTGGAGGACTGGTATGACCAGAAATACTACAAGGACAGCATCGCGCTGAATCCGAAGGGCGCCGAGAAGGGCTACAACTTTGCCAATCAAGGCCCCGTGAAGGTGTTGCGCGGCGGCTCCTGGCTCGCGCCGGAAACCTCGCTCCATACGAGCCACCGGTTCTGGAATCAGCCTGATAATAATTCCTATGGGGTCGGATTGGGCTTCCGTTGCGCCAAATCGGCACAGACCGTGTCTGACGAAGCCATGCAAGCAGGCCACGACGCCTTCATTCAGGCATTAGTCGCAATGGGTGCCGAGAAGAATGCCGATGCGATGGCCTCCATCGAAAAGGCCTTGGCTTCGGAGCCGGGGAACAAGGAATACCTGGCGACTCGCGATCTGATCAAAAAGAGCATGAAGAAGAAATAG
- a CDS encoding SUMF1/EgtB/PvdO family nonheme iron enzyme, giving the protein MNRSRALLATVLVSGVTMLAGPSYAEESLIPKDMVYIGQGPSVMGIDKQAPVGSGKQPTAYDKRMKGPQSAEAFQDEGPAHMVFLDSYLMDTYEVSNKDYGEFVKTKGHPAPAYWDDPRLNKPGQPVVGVNWDDAKSFCAYRGKRLPTEAEWEKAARGPKASLYPWGNDFDPAKVNYGKNHDATMPVDSYPEGVSYYGVYNLAGNVFEWVSDWYDPRYYDRLETMVNPAGPAKAVWIGGTGTYVDRLTVGEKRVIRGGSWIAPEGTVRATHRFWNHPLNNSYGVGLGFRCAKSAPPEIEQQIRDSYIAALVDMGRERFTEATQAVAKGLAIDPKNLELLELRLLIEQSMKRS; this is encoded by the coding sequence ATGAATCGATCTAGAGCATTACTGGCGACGGTCCTGGTATCGGGCGTAACGATGCTGGCTGGACCAAGCTATGCCGAAGAATCCCTCATCCCCAAGGACATGGTCTATATCGGACAAGGGCCATCGGTGATGGGAATCGACAAGCAGGCGCCTGTGGGCTCAGGCAAACAGCCCACAGCCTATGACAAGAGAATGAAGGGTCCCCAGTCCGCTGAGGCATTTCAGGACGAAGGTCCGGCCCACATGGTGTTCTTGGATTCATACCTCATGGATACCTACGAAGTCTCCAACAAGGACTATGGCGAATTCGTCAAGACGAAAGGCCATCCGGCTCCGGCCTACTGGGACGATCCTCGCTTGAATAAGCCGGGGCAGCCAGTGGTCGGCGTAAATTGGGACGACGCGAAATCGTTCTGTGCCTATCGCGGGAAGCGGCTTCCAACGGAAGCGGAATGGGAAAAGGCCGCTCGTGGCCCCAAGGCCAGCCTCTATCCCTGGGGCAATGACTTCGATCCGGCCAAAGTCAACTATGGGAAAAATCACGACGCGACTATGCCGGTGGATTCCTATCCTGAAGGTGTCAGTTATTATGGCGTCTACAACTTGGCGGGCAATGTGTTCGAGTGGGTCTCGGACTGGTACGACCCGCGTTACTATGACCGGCTGGAAACGATGGTCAATCCAGCCGGTCCGGCAAAGGCCGTGTGGATCGGTGGGACCGGGACCTATGTAGATCGGCTCACAGTCGGTGAAAAGCGCGTCATTCGTGGCGGATCGTGGATCGCGCCCGAAGGGACCGTCAGAGCGACGCACCGGTTCTGGAATCACCCACTCAATAACAGCTATGGCGTGGGTCTCGGCTTCCGCTGTGCCAAGAGCGCTCCACCGGAAATCGAACAGCAGATCAGGGACAGCTACATCGCGGCGTTGGTGGACATGGGACGAGAACGGTTTACGGAGGCGACGCAGGCGGTGGCCAAGGGGTTGGCCATCGATCCCAAAAATCTCGAACTGCTGGAGCTTCGATTGCTGATTGAACAGTCGATGAAGCGGTCGTGA
- a CDS encoding SUMF1/EgtB/PvdO family nonheme iron enzyme, which translates to MTQGLRRRETGWRSIVAMMALAYAVVPVVAAAPAAKELDQVSMVTIPAGAFLMGNPEGKGRADEWPQRSVYLDEFAIDQVEVTNERYLAFVATTGHRSPPNPYGTGPLSSVKGIEQLPVVQATWYDAKSYCSWTKKRLPTEAEWEKAARGTDGRLFPWGNEPGTSKRANFDREWEDEHTLHPVGSLPGGDSPYGVKDMSGNAREWVQDWYDPEYYQHAPDRNPQGPDKKGVVRSIRGGSWHSPISDITTTARGRGGFALQTHGTGFRCVRSLETQTQQR; encoded by the coding sequence ATGACACAAGGTCTGAGGAGAAGAGAAACCGGCTGGAGAAGTATTGTGGCAATGATGGCCCTCGCCTATGCCGTTGTACCTGTCGTGGCAGCTGCGCCGGCGGCCAAGGAGCTCGACCAGGTCTCCATGGTGACGATTCCGGCTGGCGCATTTCTGATGGGGAATCCGGAAGGCAAAGGCCGGGCAGATGAATGGCCGCAGCGATCGGTGTACCTCGACGAGTTTGCGATCGATCAGGTCGAAGTGACCAATGAACGGTATCTGGCGTTCGTCGCCACCACGGGCCATCGAAGCCCTCCGAACCCCTATGGCACCGGCCCGCTCTCATCCGTGAAGGGTATCGAACAACTTCCGGTCGTGCAGGCCACCTGGTACGACGCTAAGTCCTATTGTAGTTGGACCAAGAAACGGCTCCCGACAGAAGCGGAATGGGAGAAGGCCGCTCGCGGCACCGATGGCCGGCTGTTTCCCTGGGGCAATGAACCAGGGACATCGAAGCGGGCGAACTTCGACCGTGAGTGGGAGGATGAGCACACCTTGCATCCGGTCGGGTCCTTGCCAGGCGGCGACTCCCCCTACGGCGTGAAAGACATGTCCGGCAATGCTCGCGAGTGGGTGCAAGATTGGTATGACCCTGAGTATTACCAGCATGCGCCGGATCGAAATCCTCAGGGTCCTGACAAAAAGGGTGTCGTGCGATCGATTCGCGGCGGATCCTGGCATAGCCCGATCTCGGACATTACGACGACAGCTCGCGGGCGCGGCGGATTCGCGCTACAGACTCACGGAACGGGCTTTCGCTGTGTCCGTAGTCTCGAAACCCAGACCCAGCAGCGGTAA
- a CDS encoding TIGR01777 family oxidoreductase, with protein sequence MHIVVAGGTGFIGRPLCASLAQAGHRVTLLTRRKEEAQRLFSSAVTAVEWNGTETGAWEQSLEGADAVINLAGAPIADARWTDARKRLLTLSRVLTTRLLVVAISRRSSKPRTLINASGIGYYGACDDHILDEGAARGQGFLADLCLTWESEALRAAEFGVRVVMLRTGMVLEQDGGALPKMLLPFRLFAGGPILPGTQWVSWIHRRDHIGLIQWLLATPSISGPVNAVAPEAVRMNRFCEVLGQTLHRPSWLPVPGFALHLALGELGTLMTTGQRVHPAKGLSGGYVFQYPTLEPALRAIFAKA encoded by the coding sequence ATGCACATTGTCGTCGCAGGCGGAACGGGCTTCATCGGTCGGCCCTTATGTGCCTCGCTCGCTCAGGCGGGGCATCGGGTCACGCTCCTCACGAGAAGGAAGGAAGAGGCGCAACGGTTGTTCAGCTCCGCTGTGACGGCCGTCGAGTGGAATGGCACTGAGACGGGGGCCTGGGAGCAATCTCTCGAAGGGGCCGATGCTGTCATCAATCTCGCCGGTGCACCCATTGCTGATGCACGCTGGACCGATGCCCGCAAGCGCCTCCTCACTCTAAGCCGGGTCCTCACCACTCGCCTGCTAGTAGTAGCCATATCCCGCCGGTCCTCCAAACCCCGTACGCTGATTAACGCCTCTGGTATCGGCTACTACGGAGCCTGCGACGATCATATTCTGGATGAGGGTGCTGCGCGCGGCCAAGGCTTTCTGGCCGATCTATGTCTTACCTGGGAATCGGAGGCGCTGCGAGCTGCGGAGTTCGGGGTGCGAGTCGTCATGTTGCGGACCGGAATGGTGCTCGAACAAGACGGCGGGGCCTTGCCGAAGATGTTGTTACCGTTCCGTCTCTTTGCGGGTGGCCCGATCCTGCCGGGCACGCAATGGGTATCCTGGATCCATCGGCGCGATCACATCGGTTTGATCCAATGGCTGCTCGCAACACCAAGCATCTCCGGTCCCGTCAATGCGGTGGCGCCAGAGGCAGTCAGGATGAACCGGTTCTGCGAGGTGCTCGGACAAACACTCCATCGGCCTTCCTGGCTTCCCGTGCCGGGCTTCGCGTTACACCTGGCATTAGGTGAGCTGGGGACACTCATGACCACGGGCCAACGGGTCCATCCGGCGAAGGGCCTCTCAGGGGGCTACGTCTTTCAGTATCCGACGTTGGAACCGGCGCTACGAGCGATTTTCGCTAAGGCCTAG
- a CDS encoding DUF4149 domain-containing protein: MLSLIEYLHAVAIAVLVGKVVLLSFVVAPILAKSLERDPFGTVVRRLFPAYYALGMGTAMFGLVLLSGLAMFKGMSPSLQSAGGIWLIILAAEAYCRSPMTPRSNAMRDLLKKQEQSGAVDPNLQAAWKRLHQRSIYLNSLVLVAGLVLLGLSHHW; encoded by the coding sequence ATGCTGTCGCTGATTGAGTATTTGCATGCGGTCGCCATTGCCGTTCTGGTCGGGAAGGTCGTGCTGTTGTCTTTTGTCGTGGCGCCCATTCTTGCGAAGAGCCTGGAGCGGGATCCGTTCGGGACAGTCGTCCGCCGTCTATTTCCTGCCTACTACGCCTTAGGGATGGGAACCGCCATGTTCGGGTTGGTCTTGTTGAGTGGGCTGGCCATGTTCAAGGGTATGAGTCCCTCACTGCAGTCGGCGGGCGGGATCTGGCTCATTATTTTGGCGGCCGAAGCCTATTGTCGATCGCCGATGACACCGCGGAGTAATGCCATGAGGGATCTGCTGAAGAAGCAGGAACAATCTGGCGCCGTCGATCCGAATCTTCAGGCCGCATGGAAACGGCTCCATCAGCGATCTATTTATCTGAACTCCCTCGTGTTAGTGGCAGGACTCGTCCTGCTTGGACTCTCACATCACTGGTAG
- a CDS encoding PDZ domain-containing protein translates to MRIRGIPVAIGLMLGLLLAGGIEAADQPMGQAPYGHGSDATLPNGVIGVSLHVGAERIGDPASLYVAHVHPEGPAQQSGLKHGDEVLTVNGAAVTGKTYEQVVKMVRGEAGTAVKLGVKGEGGMREISITRIASEKLYKGEMGSHGGPAR, encoded by the coding sequence ATGAGAATCAGAGGCATCCCCGTCGCGATAGGATTGATGTTGGGCCTTCTGTTGGCAGGTGGAATTGAAGCGGCTGACCAGCCAATGGGCCAGGCTCCGTATGGGCACGGAAGCGACGCCACCCTCCCGAACGGCGTGATCGGCGTCTCGCTGCATGTCGGGGCGGAACGGATCGGTGACCCGGCCTCGTTATATGTGGCCCATGTACATCCGGAGGGTCCCGCCCAGCAATCAGGTCTCAAGCATGGAGATGAAGTGCTCACGGTGAACGGTGCGGCAGTCACAGGGAAGACCTATGAGCAGGTGGTGAAGATGGTGCGCGGAGAGGCTGGGACAGCAGTGAAATTGGGGGTAAAAGGAGAAGGCGGAATGCGCGAAATCTCGATCACGCGCATCGCCAGCGAAAAACTCTATAAAGGCGAGATGGGATCCCATGGTGGGCCTGCCCGATAG
- a CDS encoding deoxyribodipyrimidine photo-lyase: MRGVVWLRRDLRLRDQPALTAACTECDEVIPLFVFDDPLLRSGQFGSSCVTFMVSCLVELAGTLDERGLSLQWRRGDQIEEVLRFVDGVKADAIYWNRDYEPASILRDRKVQQDLMARGVVVRTFKDHVVFEAEEIRGSTGDPLQRYSAYRARWWTKWHAAPPPLLPSPARLRKQRTGTSSPGMALPTVEELGYQNVPLWIKPGEKEAQRRLRWFLDGPVHRYVEGRNLPAIDGTSKLSPQFRFGTLSVRTAVHAALGTLATGGPVSRRDLLTWIDELIWREFFQQILSSFPQVASGPFRSKNGLPRPRPAGAERNRLYAAWCEGRTGYPLVDAGMRQLNQTGWMHNRVRMVVASFLIKDLCIDWQSGERYFMQQLIDADLAANNGNWQWASATGTDSMPGYRIFNPLLQSKKFDPDGAYVRQYLPELAAVPTNRIHAPHLMTLDEQALAGCRIGRDYPSPIVDHRQARDEYLALGKQLVTK, from the coding sequence ATGAGAGGAGTGGTCTGGCTCAGACGGGATCTGCGGCTGCGAGATCAACCGGCGCTCACTGCGGCCTGCACTGAATGCGATGAGGTCATTCCGCTCTTTGTATTCGACGATCCCCTCCTGCGTTCCGGGCAATTCGGCTCATCTTGCGTGACGTTCATGGTCTCCTGTCTGGTAGAGCTGGCCGGGACCCTGGACGAGCGAGGCCTTTCTCTACAATGGCGGCGGGGGGATCAGATCGAAGAGGTGCTCCGTTTCGTCGACGGCGTCAAGGCCGATGCGATCTACTGGAATCGCGATTATGAACCGGCGTCGATCCTGCGAGATCGGAAAGTTCAGCAGGATCTTATGGCTCGTGGAGTGGTCGTTCGCACGTTCAAGGACCATGTGGTCTTCGAGGCCGAAGAGATCAGAGGGTCGACGGGAGATCCATTGCAGCGATACAGTGCCTATCGCGCCCGATGGTGGACCAAGTGGCATGCCGCACCCCCGCCGCTCCTACCCTCCCCTGCCAGATTGCGGAAACAGCGAACCGGCACCTCGTCACCCGGCATGGCGCTGCCGACAGTGGAAGAGCTCGGCTATCAGAACGTTCCCTTATGGATCAAGCCGGGAGAGAAGGAGGCACAGCGGAGGCTCCGCTGGTTTCTCGATGGTCCTGTCCATCGCTATGTTGAAGGACGGAATCTTCCTGCGATCGACGGAACATCAAAATTATCTCCACAGTTCCGGTTCGGGACGCTCTCGGTACGGACCGCCGTGCATGCAGCCTTAGGCACACTCGCGACAGGCGGCCCCGTCTCGCGTCGCGACCTGCTCACCTGGATCGATGAATTGATCTGGCGGGAATTTTTCCAGCAAATCTTGTCCTCGTTTCCACAAGTGGCCTCCGGCCCGTTCCGAAGCAAGAACGGATTGCCCAGGCCCCGTCCAGCGGGAGCGGAGCGGAATCGTCTCTATGCTGCCTGGTGCGAAGGACGAACCGGTTATCCGCTGGTGGATGCAGGCATGCGGCAGCTGAACCAGACCGGCTGGATGCATAATCGCGTGCGGATGGTCGTGGCGTCGTTTCTCATCAAGGATCTTTGCATCGATTGGCAAAGTGGGGAGCGTTATTTCATGCAGCAACTCATCGATGCCGACCTGGCGGCCAATAACGGCAATTGGCAATGGGCCTCCGCGACAGGGACGGATTCCATGCCGGGGTACAGGATTTTCAATCCCCTACTACAGAGCAAGAAGTTCGATCCGGACGGTGCCTACGTCCGACAGTATCTGCCGGAGCTTGCCGCCGTACCGACTAACCGGATTCATGCGCCACATCTGATGACTCTGGACGAACAGGCTCTAGCCGGGTGCCGTATTGGCAGAGACTATCCTTCGCCCATCGTGGATCACCGGCAGGCCCGCGATGAATATTTAGCCCTTGGCAAACAACTGGTGACGAAATGA
- a CDS encoding DUF523 and DUF1722 domain-containing protein, whose amino-acid sequence MTTLALRLGISRCLLGDEVRFDGGHKRDSFLTDVLAQYVEWVPVCPEVEAGLGAPREAMRLIGDPHHPRLVTIKSGTDHTVAVEKMTENRIKELEELDLSGYVFKKGSPSCGMERVRIYNEQGMPNRNGVGLFARAFIEQFPLIPVEEEGRLCDAPLRENFIERIFCYRRWQDLVQSGVTRQNLVQFHTIHKYLLLAHSPQQYQVLGRLVGQAERYRPKELATRYGELFMNALAMKATVRKHVNVLQHILGYFKDRLGSQEKAELLVVIGDYHRGLTPLVVPLTLIKHYVRIFDVSYIRDQVYLNPHPKELMLRNHV is encoded by the coding sequence ATGACGACCCTGGCGCTCCGTCTCGGGATCAGCCGTTGTCTCCTGGGGGACGAAGTCCGGTTCGACGGGGGCCATAAGCGGGACAGTTTTCTGACCGATGTGTTGGCTCAATACGTGGAGTGGGTCCCGGTCTGCCCTGAGGTAGAAGCCGGTCTCGGCGCGCCCAGGGAAGCGATGCGGCTGATTGGTGATCCTCATCATCCACGGCTTGTGACAATCAAGAGTGGGACAGATCACACAGTCGCGGTCGAAAAGATGACCGAGAATCGTATCAAGGAACTCGAGGAGTTGGATCTCTCAGGGTATGTCTTTAAAAAGGGTTCGCCGAGCTGCGGGATGGAGCGGGTTCGTATCTACAATGAGCAGGGGATGCCCAACCGGAATGGAGTCGGGCTGTTCGCCCGGGCTTTTATCGAGCAGTTTCCGCTGATTCCGGTCGAGGAGGAAGGGCGGCTTTGTGATGCGCCGCTCAGAGAGAATTTTATCGAACGGATCTTCTGTTACCGCCGCTGGCAGGATCTCGTACAGAGCGGAGTCACGAGGCAGAATCTGGTGCAGTTCCACACGATCCACAAATATTTGCTGTTGGCCCATAGCCCGCAGCAGTACCAAGTCCTCGGGCGGCTCGTCGGTCAAGCGGAGCGGTACCGTCCCAAGGAACTTGCAACCCGCTATGGCGAACTGTTCATGAACGCCTTGGCCATGAAGGCAACGGTGCGCAAGCATGTGAATGTCCTCCAACATATCCTGGGCTACTTCAAGGACCGATTGGGGTCTCAGGAAAAAGCTGAACTGTTGGTCGTGATCGGCGATTATCATCGTGGCCTCACGCCCCTGGTGGTTCCCCTGACCCTGATCAAGCACTACGTCCGGATCTTTGACGTCAGCTACATTCGCGATCAGGTCTATCTCAATCCGCATCCAAAGGAGCTCATGTTGCGTAACCATGTGTAG
- a CDS encoding CbiX/SirB N-terminal domain-containing protein, which yields MAATMRGVILVGHGGIPKGCPQEFVTKLKRLEGQRRAAKIPPSAEEIELDTKIRQMPRTPETDPYQSGLEAVAAQLKANLGEVLFAVAYNEFCAPTLEASVEELVQKGATHITVTTTMFTPGGSHSEVEIPEILDHLRPLYPDVELRYAWPFDLKLVANMLAEQVKRFS from the coding sequence ATGGCGGCAACGATGCGAGGAGTGATTTTAGTTGGTCATGGCGGCATTCCCAAGGGCTGCCCGCAGGAATTCGTGACGAAACTGAAACGGCTGGAGGGTCAGCGGCGTGCCGCAAAGATACCGCCTTCGGCAGAAGAAATCGAATTGGATACCAAGATCCGCCAGATGCCGAGGACCCCGGAGACGGACCCCTATCAATCGGGGCTTGAAGCGGTGGCGGCTCAGTTGAAAGCCAACCTGGGAGAGGTGTTATTCGCCGTGGCCTACAATGAGTTCTGTGCGCCAACCTTGGAAGCATCGGTGGAGGAGTTGGTCCAGAAGGGCGCGACCCACATTACCGTGACCACGACGATGTTCACGCCTGGCGGATCACACTCAGAGGTGGAAATTCCTGAAATCCTCGACCACTTGAGGCCGCTGTATCCGGATGTCGAACTGCGTTACGCCTGGCCGTTCGATTTGAAACTTGTCGCGAACATGCTGGCAGAGCAGGTGAAGCGCTTTTCCTGA